Genomic window (Candidatus Zixiibacteriota bacterium):
ACGGCCATCGTTCATAATCGAAATCGTGCAAAAGGCCGATCGTGCCCCAAGACTCCTCGTCGGCTCCGAAACGGCGCGCATAAGCGCGCATCGACGCCTCAACAGACAGCATGTGTTTGATGAGCGACGGGTTCTTCGTGTATTCGTTCAGCAGCTTCCAAGCCGTGTCGCGGTCCATGGCGTCGCCCCCCCCGGAACATCTGCCTCATTGTAGCCGGAGGGAGGGGAGTATTCAATGTCAGATCGAGGAGACTGGTAAGACGCCGGAAGCCCTTGACTTAGGCGCCCCAACCGCGTTTGATGATAATCTGGCCGCGGGGTGGAGCAGTCTGGTAGCTCGTCGGGCTCATAACCCGAAGGTCGCAGGTTCAAATCCTGCCCCCGCTACCAAAATCACGACATCAGCGTTGACTAAGGAGCTGACGGGCTCATAATCCGCCGCGGCGGATCGCAGGTTTCCCTCGACTTTGCTCGGGGCTGCGCCTCGCGCTGCGCGCGCGGCCTGCAAATCCTGCCCCCGCTACCAAACTTCACTCCTTGAAGTGGCAACACTGGGGAGTTTTCATCCTTTGAGAATTCGTCTCAAAATGGCCGTTTTCTAGCGGTTTCCTTCTCTGTTCGCGATGTGTAATACATTGTTACCCGTTCATCTTGATGTCTGCGCTGCCATTTGCCTTCTGATTTCAGCTTCTCGATCGGCACGATACTCGGCGATCCGGCTCCGATCAGCCTCGGCGAGTGCACGCCGCAGCGCGGTTGCATCAAGGTCTCGACAATAAGCCGGCGTTCCGGTCTGCTGCCGCCAAGAGTCATCCAGAGCGCCGCTATCGACGGGGTCGAAGCCGAGATCGTCAACAAGCCTGAGTACGACCGCCTTGGCCTCAGATGAATCGCCGGCTACCGGTAGAGCAATCCGCCCCGTTGCACCCCTCGGCACACCCTTGTTCAGGAGACTATCGGCAAGAATGTTGTTGAACGCCTTAATCACGGGATGCCCAAC
Coding sequences:
- a CDS encoding NAD(P)-binding domain-containing protein; amino-acid sequence: MKIGIIGAGSMGQILARHLAALGHRVSIANSRGPQSLTALATEIGARPVTVVDAARAVDVVILAVPTRALPDLPHGLFADAPSSCVVIDIGNYHPELRDGRINAIDRGMLDSQWVAEQVGHPVIKAFNNILADSLLNKGVPRGATGRIALPVAGDSSEAKAVVLRLVDDLGFDPVDSGALDDSWRQQTGTPAYCRDLDATALRRALAEADRSRIAEYRADREAEIRRQMAAQTSR